The genomic stretch CCGTCCAGCCTGCGGGCAGCGCGTAGCGCAGGAGGAAACCGTTGGTCCACGGGCTGGACATCACCAGGTCGAAGCGGCGCTGGGCCAGCGACGCATAGGCCTGCTGGTAGGTGCGCCCGGTGCCGAAGGGCAGGAAGCGCATGCCGTTGGGCATCACCTCCGAGTAGCGCGGGATGCTCATCTTGAAGTCCAGCGCCACGTTGTCATCCAGCCGCGTGGTGTCGCTCAGCTTCACCTCGTGCACGGTGAGGCCGGGGAAGCTCTGCGCCCAGGCGCGCTCGAAGGTGGACTTGCGCGTGGCCTCCGGCCGGTAGGCGCGGCGGTAGTCGGGCGCGTGCTGTCCACCCACGGAGCTGGCGCCGGTGATTTCCGCGCCGCCGTCCGCGCGGAGCGTCACGTCCAGCGACATGCGCGTGGCGTTGTCCGCCGCCTTCGCCTCCGGCGTGGTGAGGAAGGTGCTCTTGCCGTTGGGCTCCACCACCAGCACGTTGGCCACCCGGTCCGCGCTAGGCAGCTCGTTGGCGCCGTGGAACTCCGCGGTGCCGTCCAGGTACAGGTCGAACTTGGGCACGTAGGCGATGGCGTGGTTGAAGGCCGCCAGGCTCGCGGGCTCTTCGCCAATGGAGCCCAGGTTGCGCATGCGCAGCAGCACCAGCCGGCTCTCCACGCCCGCCACCTGGAGCATGGAGTGGATGAGGCTCGCCTTGTCCTTGCAGTCGCCGAAGCGGCGCGCCAGCACCCGGTCCACGCGGTAGGGCTTGAAGCCGTGGATGCCGAACTCCAGCGCCACGTAGCGCGTGTTCGTCACCACGAAGTTGTAGATGGCGCGCACCACCGCCAGCTCATTCTTCCGGTCCACGCCCTGGAGTACCTGGTCCACCGTCTGCCGCAGCTCCGCGTTGGGCTGGAGCTGGTCGCGCACCAGGCCCCACCAGTAGCGGCCCACCTGGTCCCACGTCTGGTAGGTGGAGACGTGGAGGTTCTGCGCCACCTCCGCCCAGCCGGGCATGCCGGGCTCCGGCACCACCTTGGCGACGTGCTTGGAGTTCCAGCGGTACAGCACGCGGCCGGCGTCCAGCGTCTCCTGCGCGCTCTCCACGCCGGTCAGCTTGCTCTTGTTCCAATACAGGGGCCGCGCCTGCGGCATGTCCACCAGGTACTGGAAGCGCACCTTCGGGTAGACGCCCTGCACGCTCTCCACGTCACCCCAGTAGTCCGACAGGAGGTTGTCCTGCGCGGTGTCGTCCAGGCGGTACGTCAGCTCAAGCGTGTCGCCCGCCGCCAGCGACGGGAAGGAGAGAATCTTGGCGCGGGCGTCGTAGTACATGCCCGTCCACGGCTCGTTGATGTTGCGCTCGTTCTCACCGTAGCTCTCCACCACGGAGCCATCCGCCTTGATGACGCGGGCGCGCAGCACGCGCACCTCCTGGCGGTCTGGCGAATAGGTGACGGGGATGGTGCGGAACGCATCCACGCCGCGCGAGTTGAAGACCTTGACCACCGTCTGGTGCAGTCGGCTGGACAGGCCGCTCTGCTGGACGCGCACGTAGGTGTTGTCCACCAGGTAGAGGGCGTCCTCGTGGACGTAGGCCTCCGCCTCCTTGGCCAGCGGCTGGGCGTCCACCAGGTACTGCATGCCGGTGCCGGTGCTCTCCCCCTTGAGGGTGCGCAGGGCTTCCTTCAGGCCCGGGTTCTGCGGGCGCAGTACCAGTGAGCGCTCGAACGAGGCCAGCGCCGGCTCGCGGCGGCCAGCGGCCAGTAGGGCGCGGCCCTCACGCTCGTAGACCTCCGGCTCGTCCGGGGACAGCGCGCGGGCCTCGGAGAAGAGGGTGACGGCTTCCTCCACCGCGCCGTTGCTGGCCTTCAGCTCCGCCAGCCGCACGCGGGAGCCATTGTCGAAGGGGTTGAGCTTCACCAACTGCGCGTACTCGCGCTGGGCGGACTCCACCTGCCCGGCCTCCGCCAGCATCGTGGCGAGCATGTGGCGCGTGGTGGTGTCGTCGAAGCGCAGCGCCAGCACCACGCGCATCCGGTCCATGGCCTCGCGGCCGCGGTCGAGCTGCCGGGACACCTGGGCCGCGGCGCGCACCGCGCGAGGCACGCGGGGCTGCAGGCGGAACGTCTCCTCCACCAGGGCGTGGGCCTTGGGGCGCTCGCCCAGGGCTTCATGCGCGCGCGCCAGCACCAGCCGCGCGTTGACGTCATCCGGCGTCTTCTCCAGCACGGGCGCCACCAGCGGCTGCACGCGCTCGGGGTGGCCGCGGTCCAGTTCGTGGTCGGCCAGCGCCACTCGCGCCTCCGGCATGGCGGGGTCGGCGGCAATGGCGGCTTCCAGGAAGCGGCGGCGCTCGTTCAGGTCATCCCGCTGCGCCTGGGCGGCGAGCAACTGGAGCCGGGCGTCCTTGGGGGCTGCTTCCGCGGCGCGCGCGGCCTCGGCGCTGGCGGTGTGCTCGCGCTCGTCATACGCGCGGAAGAAGCCCAGCACCCGGGCGTAGTCGCCGCGCAGCGCGGCGTCATCCGGGTTCTTCTCCACCATCGCGCGCAGGGCGGAGGTGAGGGTGGGCAGCGGCTGGGGCTGCGGCGCGGTGCCTTTCTCCAGGGCGGGCGCCTTCGCCGGCAGCGTCGCGCGCACGGTGGGCGACTCCTGGCGCAGGTAGAAGCCCAGCGGGCCGGACTCCTGGCACACCTTCACGAGCACGCGGTTGAGGCCCTTGCGCAGCTTCACGGACACGCGGGACTGGTCCGGGCGCGGCAGGTTGTAGCGGTCCTCCTTCGCGGCGAGCTGCCCGTTCACCCACAGGCGGAACGCGCCGGACGTGCCCACGCCCAGCGACACGCGCGACTCCTGGGAGGACTCCAGCCAGGTGACGGCGTAGGCCACGGACTCTCGGTTGGGGCGGATGGCGGTGGCCAGGTCGATGTAGCCATCCGAGGTGTTCGCCGTCAGCTTGCGCCAGGTGGTGTTGCCGCCCTTGGCCGCGGGGTAGGTGGCGGACAGGTCCAGGTTGGCGGCCTCGGGGCCGAAGTCGGTGTCACAGCCGGCCTTGCCTTCGTTTTCGAAGCCGCCGGTGACGTAGTAGTCGCCCACGTAGCCCAGCCACTGCTTCACCTCGTTGGCGCGCACCAGCCGGCCCCGGGCGCGCTCGGTGTCCAGCAGGAGCATCTGCGCGGTGGCGCGGGTATTCGGGTCCGAGCTGCGGCGGGAGGCCACGTAGGCGTAGGTACTCAGCAGGGGCGTGAGGTCCTCCACCTCGTCCACCAGCGCGTGCATCCGCAGCAGGCTGGCGGCGCTTCGGGGGGAGGAGGCCTGCTTCATCGCCTCGGCCGCATGGACGCGAGCGGTCTCATCCGCGGCCGGCTTCGCCTGCGCCCACAACGGGCAGGTGAGCACGAGGACTGCGGCCAGCAATGTGAAGCGGGACATCCGTTCTCCTGGGTGGACGGCTTGCGGTAAGGGGCGCCAGCCCCGGGCAGGGGCGTCGACGCGGATGAACAGGCGAACCCCTCTGGGGCTTCCCCTGCCTGGCCATCGTATGATGGAGGATGGGGTGGGGACAGGTACGCACTACTCCAGGGACGGGAGGATGACGCCGAAGTGTTCGACGAGCGCGCGTCGCAAGGCGTCTTCGTCGGCGAGAGGCTGCTCCGTCCGGACTCCGCTCCGGGTCAGGACGAGTGTGCCCTCCTTGGCGGTGATGCGCCCCTCTGGCGTCGCCCGGGTGCACAGCCGCCGCTGGGTGAAGATGGAGTCCGGGGAGGTCTGGTGGTAGCGGCACATGCCCTCGAAGTCCGCGAACTGGCGGGGCACGAGGGAGAGGCGGTACTCCGCCTCCCATCCGGAGGGCTTTTCACTCCAGAGGATGAGGTCGTCGCCCTCCGGTGAGAGCCGGTACGCGCGGCCGGAGCGCACCTGGACGTCGTGGGTGTCCAGGCGCAGGGGCTCGGTGAAGCACTCACCGAAGCCGACATCCGCCAACCAGCGTCCCTGTTCATCTTCCACCTGGAGGGCCAGGTGGTCGAACTCGGGGCCGTAGGCGCTGCCATCCGGGGCCGTGGCCACGCCCGCGGACAGCAGCGCCACCCGGTGGCCCAGCGCCGTCAGCAGCCGGGCGAAGAGGCCGTTGAGCTCGTAGCAGAAGCCGCCGCGCCGCTGGACGACGACCTTCTCGAAGAGGGCGTCCGTGTCGAGCCGGATGGGCCGCTTCAGGTGGATGTCCAGGTTCTCGAAGGGCACGGCCTCCAAGTGGGCCCGGTGCAGCCTCGTGAGGGACTGCTCCGCCCCCACGCCGATTCGCTCCAGGTAGCGCGCGACGTCGAACATGGGGGAACTGTGTCACGCGAGGGCGCAGACGGGTCAGACATTGAAGAGACGGATGGCGGCCGTGGCGGCGGCGTCTGCGGCGGGCACGCCCGCACTGGCCGCTGCCGCGGCGGCCAGGGGGGCGCTCCGAGGCTCGAGTGCCCGGATGGTGGCCATGGCCGCGGCTGCTTCTTCTGATGCGCCCGAAGCCCGCATCGACGCGGACTCGGCGATGGCCACGGAGATGGGATGGGCCATGCCCACGCTGAGGCTTTGGGCGGCCTGGTCCACCGGCCCCGCGGGGATGCCGATGGCTGAGGCGCTGGCAGCGGCCGCGACCGCGCGGTGGTTGGCGGCGCCTCCCAGGGCGAGCTGGGTGACGGCCATGGCCGCGGCGACGGTGGCACATGCGACAGGGGCGGCGCCCGCGACCAGCGCCGTGTTGGCATCGGTGGCGGCGGTGACCCCGGCCAGGGCAATGGTTCCGGCCGCCGCGTTCGCCGCGAGCGCCGGAACGCCAGCGGCCGCGGCGGCCGCGGCGTAACAGGCTGCCGATTGGGCAGCGGTCGGCAGGGTGAGTGCATCCGCCGTGACGAGGGCGGCGGCCGCCGCCACCGCCGCGGCTGCCTCCGCGCTGGAGTTCGCGACGGTGGCGGCCGTCACCGCCATGTTGCCAACGGCGGGCACGGGGACGCCCGTGCGGGTGGCGGCCGCGGCTTCAGCGGCGGCGGCTGCGCCTCCCATCGCCGCGGTGACGGCGGCTGTCGCCGCGGCGTAGCAGACCGCGGCGTCCCCAAGCGCCGGGGGGGCCGCCCCGGTGGCTGTCAGCACGGAGGATGCGGCTGTCACGGCGGCGGCCGCCGTCGGCGTGGAGGCCGCCACGATGCCCGCGACAGCGGCTGGGTTGGGGTGGATGGCGCCGCCCGCGAGCGTGGCGGCGCAGACCGCCACGGCGGCCTGGGAGATGCCCGGCACGGTGGCGGCCGCGGCGGCATGACAGGTGCTCGCGTCCGCCGCGGCCGGCGGAGTCACGCCCGCGTGAGCCATGCCCGCTGCCGCCGCGACGACCGCGGCGATAGCCGGAAGCGTGATGCCCGCCGTGCGCAGGAGGAGGGCGTGGTGCGCCGCGACCGGAGGTCCCGCCGAGATGGCGTTGGCCACCGTATCCAGCGTCGCGGGAAGTGGGGCCCCTCCCACCATGGCCGAGATGGCGGCCACCCTGGCGGCGACGGGCGCTGGCAGGTTCGCGCCCAACGCGCAGGCATGGGCGCTTCCGACGATGGCTGCCGTGAAGGCATCAATCCCGACACCGGCGGCCGCCGCCTGGGCCGCGCTGAGGGCCGCGGCGCCTGTGCCTCCCAGGAAGGGAAGCGCCACGGTCGCGGCGACAGCGGTGAGGGGCGGCTCTCCCAGGCTCACCGCCAGCGCGGCCACCACCGCGGCGAGGTCCGCCGGGGGCAGGACGAGTGGGGCGGCCAGTACCGCGGCGTGGGCCGCCGTGACGGCCTCGGCGGCCGATGGCGGGACGCCTCCGAGCATCGCGGCCGCCGGAGAGAGAGGCCCGCCTCTGACGACGTCCCCTCGTGCCGTGGCGGCGGTCCACCACGCCGCGAGGACTGCTCGGGTCACGAGGATGCATGCGCTCGTGGCATGGGCCGCGGCGACGCCCGCGACCGCGGCCGAGGCGAAGGGCACTGCGGTCCGGGCCGCGATGGCGGGCTCCAGGCTCCGACGGGCTGCTCGCGCGGCTGGAACGCTCGCCCGGCCCAGCGCCGCGGCGTTGACCGGACCTGCCGCGGGGGCCGTGGCGGCGGCCGCGGCGGGGACCACGCCGATGGCGGTTGCAACGGCGGTGGCTGGCGCTGCTCCCGCTCCCACGGCCGCGGTTGCTCGGGCCGCGGCGACCTCCCTGCAACCATGGCACGTCCGCGAAAGGGTGCCCGTGACGGCGGAGGCCGGGCGCAGCGGTCCTTCGTAGAACGGGGCCAGCTCCCACCCCAATGCGTGGTGCCCGCGAGGGCTGTTGTCTGGCTGTGCGCTCTGGTCCGCGTGCATGCTGGTGTTGCGGCGCACCACCCAACCCCGGCGCTGGTACTTGTCGATGGCGAGGTGGGCGGGATGCCCCACGCCCTGCGAGAGATACCGGTGCGCGAAGGGAAGGGCCGCCGCCGCGCCGCCCGTCTGGGTGGCGACGCCGTAGGAATAGCCGATGCGGTCCGCCGCCGCGTGTGCGAGCCCGGCGGCCGGAGGTGCGCCCGCCGCCTGGCCGGTTTGCGCCGCGCGCGCCGCCTCGACGACCGCGGCCACCTCGGAGAGAGAGGCCGCGGGCCCGATGGCCGCGAGGGCTGCGGCAATCTCAACCAACGCGAGTGGGAACTTCGGGAGCGACTGGCCGCGAGACACCAGTGCATCCAGGATGATTTCGGGAAGGACGGGCGAGGGGGCGAAGGCGTTGGCCACCGCGCGTGGGGCATTCGCCGGGTCGATGGGCACGCTCCGCGCGAGCCCCAGCGCGGCCTGGACCGCCGCCAGCGGCGGGTTGGGAATGGCGGCGACAGCGGTGGCGAAATAGGGATGGGTCACCGCGGGGAGGTTGGCAATCCCCGCTCCGGCGAGGGCCGCCAATGTGCCCCCGGCGCCGGTGGTGATGCTCAGGCGGGAGGCCTGGACGATGGCGGTGGCGGTCGCGACGGAGATGGTTCCGCCTTGGGCGATGCTCCGCCGCACGGCCACGGCCGCGGCGACGGCCTGCAGCACGGGTTGTGGCGCTCCGGGCCTCGCGCCGACGTGCGCCTGCTCCACGGCTCTGCGCGCCGAGGCGGTGTGGTGGGCGTTGGGGAGACCCCTGGCCATGAGGACGGCCTCGGTGGCCGCCCTGACCACCTGGGGGCCTCCTGGGACCGCCACCACGGGGCCCAGTCCTGGCACCGCCGCCGCACCGCCACCACCCAATGCGGCTGTCACCAGGCCCCAGGCCGCCGCCGTTCCGCCGACCAGGACGGGCACGGGGGGCGGGGCGCCCGCGGACACGGCCCCCAGTTGGTCGAACTGCGCTTGGGGCGTGTTCGGGGCGGCGTTCTCCAGGACCACCGCCGCGGCCGCTGCACGGGCCACCACGAGCGGGGTGAATAGCCCCGCGGAGGCGGCATAGGCAGCGCGTTCCGCCGCGGCGGCCAGGTTCGCCAGGTTCGCGGGCAGGGGAATCGGGAGCGCCGCCGCGGCTGCCGCGGCTGTCGCGGCCCGGCGGATGTTGGGATTGGGAAGCGCCGTCGCCGCGTGCGCGACCGCGGCCGCACGGGTGGGCAGCGTGTTGGGGGCCCATGGAATCCTGTCGGGATTCAGGTCGTTCGCTCCCACCTTGTTGGACCCGTGGTGGGTCGCGGTGAGGCTCACGACGACGGGCGGGTGGGCCGTGGGGGCGTAGGGAAGCGCCACCGCGCCTCCGGGAGCTCCGCCGCCGGGTGCGGCGAAGGGGCGCCGCTGCGCGGGGATGTATTGGTAGTTGACGTCGCCCGTGAGGAGCACGAACCGCTCGTTGGCGTGGAAGGGCGCCTCTCCCTGGAGCGTCGGTGGCAGCGGGGGCGCGAGCGCCTTGCAGACCGCGGTGGGGTTGCTGACGCCAGCGGCGCGGGCCACGGCGCCTTCCAGCGACAGGCCGGGGAGCGGTGCGGGGGCGTGGGTGCGTACCACGGCCTCCACCGCGGCCCGCACCGCTTCGGCGCCCTGTGGCACGGCGCCGGCCGCCGTATTCGCCGCCGTCGTGACGGGGGAGACGGCGGGTGCACCAACGATGGCTCCCTGCACATGGGCCAACGCCAGGGCCTCGACGCTTCCGGGCATCAGCGGCGCGCCGCCCGCCGCCGCTGTCCCCATGGCAGTGAAGGTGGCGACCGCCGTGCCCGGCGCGCCGCCTGCCACGATGACGGCCGCGCCCGCCGCCGCCGCCATCTGGGGCAGGGTGCCGCCCGCGACCACCACGGCGTCCGCGGCGACTTCAGCGGCCCCGCCCAGCGTCACCGCCGTGGCGGCAGCGAGCGCGGGGTGCGCCACGGCCAGCGCCGCGATGACAAGCCGCTGTCTCGCGGTGAGACCGGCGCCGGGGCCACCCGCTCCCACCGCCGCGGTGGCCGCGGCCGCCTGTCGCCGGGCGAGGACCGCCGCGGGATTGGGGTTGCCACCGGCCGGACCCATCGCCGCGAGAAATGCGGCCAGGCCGCCTCCAACGCCAGGAAGGTTGGGCCCTCCGAACGCGGCAGCCACCCATGCCGGAGGGGCGCCTCCGCCGATGGTGACCAGACCTCGCCCATTGCCCCCCAGGTTGTTGGCGTCGGTGGCCACGGGGCCCGCGGCGACAGCAACTGCACCGGCCGCGTCGCGCACGCAGACATACAGCGCCAACCCGGAGTTGTTGCGCGGGTCCGAGCCACTGGCGAGCGGGTTCTGCGCGCCTTCACGGTAGTTGCGTTCGACGAAGCCCCAGGGAAACCGCATGTGACTGCCGCCCGGACGGTTCCAGGAACTCGGCGTGCCGCGTGGACTCGCGGCTGTTCCGGGCCGCCCTGATGCCGCCCAGATGTAGAACTCGCCACCGTCGTGGACGACGCGCGCGACCGTGTCGCGGCACACGACGGTGCCCATGTGCTGCTGCGGCGCGAGCCACCGGCAGCGGAATGACTCCGGGTAGTAGCGCCCCAAGTCACAGTGGTCCATGTCCCAGTGGGACAGGATGATGAGGGGGCCGTTGCACATGCAGGGGCCCACGCAGTGCCCCTGCGGAATGATGGGGAAGGTCCCCTGCTGTCCGTTCGCCGGGCTGCCGAAGTCGTAATAGACGATGGCGCGCCCCTGGTTGTCGTACAGCACGGAGCACGCGCCCTGGCCCACGTTGAACAGCCCCACGAAGGGGGCGAACAAGCGGTTCGGGTCGGACGCATCCATCGGATTGGGCGCGCCATCACCTACGTAGGCGTGGGCCGTGGGCGGTGGGGCACCTGGCCGCGACCTTTCCCTGGGCACCGCTCGTGAAGTCAGCGTAGGGCCGGCTGCTCCGGCGAATGCGAGCACGGGCCCTCCGGGAGGCGGCATCCAGTCATCGAAGAAGTTCGCGACCTCCTCGGTGAAGGCGCGCACCTGTTGGGACAACTGGCGGGCCGCGGCGCGCATCCACCGGGCCAGCGCCGGGGTGGCGACCCGGGCCGTCACCGGGATGGGGAGGGGCGCGGAGGGGATGGCGAAGGGGTTCTTGACGGGAGGCTCTGGAATCGGGCCTGAGCCCCCGGAGCCGCCAGAGCCTCCTGGACGAGATGGAGGCGGTGGTGGTGGCGGCGCGGGCAGCGGAAAGTGCAGCGCCTTGAGGGCGCCCTGCGTCAGCCCGCCATCCGAGCGATCCTCCACCCGCAGGAAGCTCCGCACCCAACGCTCCGCGGGAGGCGAGTCCGTGTCCGGGGTGAAGCCCCGCACCGTGTGAACCCCCGCGCGACGCACGCTGCCCGCCCGCACGAAGAGCCCGTCCGGGCGGGTGCTGCCTGGCGCCGCCTGCAGCTCCAGGTGGAAC from Myxococcus xanthus encodes the following:
- a CDS encoding arylamine N-acetyltransferase family protein translates to MFDVARYLERIGVGAEQSLTRLHRAHLEAVPFENLDIHLKRPIRLDTDALFEKVVVQRRGGFCYELNGLFARLLTALGHRVALLSAGVATAPDGSAYGPEFDHLALQVEDEQGRWLADVGFGECFTEPLRLDTHDVQVRSGRAYRLSPEGDDLILWSEKPSGWEAEYRLSLVPRQFADFEGMCRYHQTSPDSIFTQRRLCTRATPEGRITAKEGTLVLTRSGVRTEQPLADEDALRRALVEHFGVILPSLE
- a CDS encoding flagellar hook-length control protein FliK — encoded protein: MPEATPPTPAPKNRRLGHVARGGEINTLNIRFPGRYYAFVTEREGADDDPLYLRLECVERDWMDRVWNELEKQFDPGDFLRFFNAVINGRRFEDFYDALTLEQLNLFYVVYYWFLRRVIDGGNDSAPVSVFEFELAPGDPLRDDLYETDWFHLELQAAPGSTRPDGLFVRAGSVRRAGVHTVRGFTPDTDSPPAERWVRSFLRVEDRSDGGLTQGALKALHFPLPAPPPPPPPSRPGGSGGSGGSGPIPEPPVKNPFAIPSAPLPIPVTARVATPALARWMRAAARQLSQQVRAFTEEVANFFDDWMPPPGGPVLAFAGAAGPTLTSRAVPRERSRPGAPPPTAHAYVGDGAPNPMDASDPNRLFAPFVGLFNVGQGACSVLYDNQGRAIVYYDFGSPANGQQGTFPIIPQGHCVGPCMCNGPLIILSHWDMDHCDLGRYYPESFRCRWLAPQQHMGTVVCRDTVARVVHDGGEFYIWAASGRPGTAASPRGTPSSWNRPGGSHMRFPWGFVERNYREGAQNPLASGSDPRNNSGLALYVCVRDAAGAVAVAAGPVATDANNLGGNGRGLVTIGGGAPPAWVAAAFGGPNLPGVGGGLAAFLAAMGPAGGNPNPAAVLARRQAAAATAAVGAGGPGAGLTARQRLVIAALAVAHPALAAATAVTLGGAAEVAADAVVVAGGTLPQMAAAAGAAVIVAGGAPGTAVATFTAMGTAAAGGAPLMPGSVEALALAHVQGAIVGAPAVSPVTTAANTAAGAVPQGAEAVRAAVEAVVRTHAPAPLPGLSLEGAVARAAGVSNPTAVCKALAPPLPPTLQGEAPFHANERFVLLTGDVNYQYIPAQRRPFAAPGGGAPGGAVALPYAPTAHPPVVVSLTATHHGSNKVGANDLNPDRIPWAPNTLPTRAAAVAHAATALPNPNIRRAATAAAAAAALPIPLPANLANLAAAAERAAYAASAGLFTPLVVARAAAAAVVLENAAPNTPQAQFDQLGAVSAGAPPPVPVLVGGTAAAWGLVTAALGGGGAAAVPGLGPVVAVPGGPQVVRAATEAVLMARGLPNAHHTASARRAVEQAHVGARPGAPQPVLQAVAAAVAVRRSIAQGGTISVATATAIVQASRLSITTGAGGTLAALAGAGIANLPAVTHPYFATAVAAIPNPPLAAVQAALGLARSVPIDPANAPRAVANAFAPSPVLPEIILDALVSRGQSLPKFPLALVEIAAALAAIGPAASLSEVAAVVEAARAAQTGQAAGAPPAAGLAHAAADRIGYSYGVATQTGGAAAALPFAHRYLSQGVGHPAHLAIDKYQRRGWVVRRNTSMHADQSAQPDNSPRGHHALGWELAPFYEGPLRPASAVTGTLSRTCHGCREVAAARATAAVGAGAAPATAVATAIGVVPAAAAATAPAAGPVNAAALGRASVPAARAARRSLEPAIAARTAVPFASAAVAGVAAAHATSACILVTRAVLAAWWTAATARGDVVRGGPLSPAAAMLGGVPPSAAEAVTAAHAAVLAAPLVLPPADLAAVVAALAVSLGEPPLTAVAATVALPFLGGTGAAALSAAQAAAAGVGIDAFTAAIVGSAHACALGANLPAPVAARVAAISAMVGGAPLPATLDTVANAISAGPPVAAHHALLLRTAGITLPAIAAVVAAAAGMAHAGVTPPAAADASTCHAAAAATVPGISQAAVAVCAATLAGGAIHPNPAAVAGIVAASTPTAAAAVTAASSVLTATGAAPPALGDAAVCYAAATAAVTAAMGGAAAAAEAAAATRTGVPVPAVGNMAVTAATVANSSAEAAAAVAAAAALVTADALTLPTAAQSAACYAAAAAAAGVPALAANAAAGTIALAGVTAATDANTALVAGAAPVACATVAAAMAVTQLALGGAANHRAVAAAASASAIGIPAGPVDQAAQSLSVGMAHPISVAIAESASMRASGASEEAAAAMATIRALEPRSAPLAAAAAASAGVPAADAAATAAIRLFNV
- a CDS encoding DUF3857 domain-containing protein, with product MSRFTLLAAVLVLTCPLWAQAKPAADETARVHAAEAMKQASSPRSAASLLRMHALVDEVEDLTPLLSTYAYVASRRSSDPNTRATAQMLLLDTERARGRLVRANEVKQWLGYVGDYYVTGGFENEGKAGCDTDFGPEAANLDLSATYPAAKGGNTTWRKLTANTSDGYIDLATAIRPNRESVAYAVTWLESSQESRVSLGVGTSGAFRLWVNGQLAAKEDRYNLPRPDQSRVSVKLRKGLNRVLVKVCQESGPLGFYLRQESPTVRATLPAKAPALEKGTAPQPQPLPTLTSALRAMVEKNPDDAALRGDYARVLGFFRAYDEREHTASAEAARAAEAAPKDARLQLLAAQAQRDDLNERRRFLEAAIAADPAMPEARVALADHELDRGHPERVQPLVAPVLEKTPDDVNARLVLARAHEALGERPKAHALVEETFRLQPRVPRAVRAAAQVSRQLDRGREAMDRMRVVLALRFDDTTTRHMLATMLAEAGQVESAQREYAQLVKLNPFDNGSRVRLAELKASNGAVEEAVTLFSEARALSPDEPEVYEREGRALLAAGRREPALASFERSLVLRPQNPGLKEALRTLKGESTGTGMQYLVDAQPLAKEAEAYVHEDALYLVDNTYVRVQQSGLSSRLHQTVVKVFNSRGVDAFRTIPVTYSPDRQEVRVLRARVIKADGSVVESYGENERNINEPWTGMYYDARAKILSFPSLAAGDTLELTYRLDDTAQDNLLSDYWGDVESVQGVYPKVRFQYLVDMPQARPLYWNKSKLTGVESAQETLDAGRVLYRWNSKHVAKVVPEPGMPGWAEVAQNLHVSTYQTWDQVGRYWWGLVRDQLQPNAELRQTVDQVLQGVDRKNELAVVRAIYNFVVTNTRYVALEFGIHGFKPYRVDRVLARRFGDCKDKASLIHSMLQVAGVESRLVLLRMRNLGSIGEEPASLAAFNHAIAYVPKFDLYLDGTAEFHGANELPSADRVANVLVVEPNGKSTFLTTPEAKAADNATRMSLDVTLRADGGAEITGASSVGGQHAPDYRRAYRPEATRKSTFERAWAQSFPGLTVHEVKLSDTTRLDDNVALDFKMSIPRYSEVMPNGMRFLPFGTGRTYQQAYASLAQRRFDLVMSSPWTNGFLLRYALPAGWTVAELPQAVEETTKFGHIKLNYRLEGGKLVAEGEVALTTARVSADDYPAFREFLGRVDRAFGRRVFIQNAANRTASSTP